ACGCGCCCGAGCCGTACAGCTTGGCGAAATTATATGAGACGCTTGATTTGATGCAAAAAAATAAATTGATTCACGTCTTGGGTTCGTGCGGGGGCGGACGCGATGTGGCCCGTCGGCCGATTTTGGGCAAGATGGCCGGCGAAAAGGCGGACATTGTCATTGTCACCAATGAAGATCCGTACGATGATGATCCTCAAAAAATAATTGATGAAGTGGCGGCCGGCGCGATCGGGGTTGGGAAAAAATTGAATGAAAATCTTTTTAAGATATTGGACAGAAAAGAAGCCATTGCCAAGGCCATGAATTTGGCCGGCGCCGGGGATTTGGTGGTTTTGACCGGCAAGGGTTCGGAGCAGGCGATTGTGGTGAAGAACAATAAGAAGATGCCGTGGGATGAGAGGGAGGCGGCGAGGGAGGTTTTGAGGAGGCGGTGTTAATTTGCATTGATTCATAAAAATGTTAAATTCAAAACCAAAACCAAAAATGAATATTTTAATCTATTCAGTATATGGTTTGACAATTTTTATCAGCGCTTTTTTGCTTTTTCAAATCCAGCCACTCATCAGCAAACACATTTTGCCTTGGTTTGGCGGCGTCGCTTCTGTCTGGACGATTTGCATGCTTTTTTTTCAGGCAATACTGTTTCTGGGATATTTGTATGCTCATTTAATCACGAAATACTTATCAAATAAAAAACAAATAACGGTTCACGTTGCGTTATTAATCATTGCCGCCATTTCATTGTCAATTCTGCCGGAAGCGATATGGAAACCGACTGTCGGCGACAACCCTGTATTTCTCATCCTGCTTTTATTAAGTGCGTCCGTGGCCTTACCCGCCATTATCCTTTCTTCAACTTCTCCCCTGCTCCAAAGCTGGTTTAGCAAACAAAACATTGAAAAGTCCCCTTATAAATTATACGCGATATCAAACGCCGGATCTCTACTCGCGCTTTTGAGCTTCCCTTTTTTATTTGAGCCTTTAATGCCTATAAGCGCTCAAGCAAACTTTTGGATAGTCGGATTCATTCTGTTCGTAGTTTTATGTCTATTCTCGGGTTTGTTTTTATTTAGGAAGAAAAAAATAATAGTTGAAAAAGTCATTTCTATCCGAAATACTGAAAAGCCGACAATAAAAATGAAATTGTACTGGCTGATTCTGGCAACATCCACTTCTATTTTGCTTTTAGCCGTTACTGAGAAAATTTCACATGATATTTCCGTGATCCCTTTTCTCTGGGTGGCTACGCTTAGCTTGTATTTAATAACCTTTGTTATTGCTTTTTCAAGAGCCGAGAATGAAAAGCGGCGCAATAATTTATTCCCAAATTTTTTAATTTTGTGCGTTATATGCCTGTTCCTCTTTATTGGACTTAATCATCTTTTTTCGCATCTAATCACGTATTTGTTCATTTTATTTTTATTTTGCCTTGCTTGCAATCACGAATTGGTTAGATTAAAACCTGTCTCTGATTATTTAACCTCATTTTATTTGTTTATCGCGGCGGGTGGCATTGCGGGAGGCATTTTTGCCGGCATTATTGCTCCTTTAATTTTTAATACCTATGCGGAACTCCCTCTAATAATTGTTGTTTGTGTGATTATCACGTTAATTGTTATTTTAAAAGAGGCAAGCTGGCATTGGAAAATAGTTAAAACCGGTTCAGGCCAAATACAATTCACTCTTTACAAATTTGATAAAAAATTTCAATTTTCAGGGAAACCGCAAAATTATATTTTTGTTGCATTAATAGTATTCTTTTCTATTTTTTGTTTCGGAGCCATGATTTATGATAATCCACAAGGCGATTCGAAGGTGCTGGAAAAATCCAGGAATTTTTATGGTATGTTAACGGTGGAGTCATTTAATTCCTCCGGTGAAGGCTCGCCCAGGAGAGAGTTAATATCAGGCAATATTCTTCACGGCTCGCAATTGACTGAAGAATGTAAACAAAAAAATCCCACAAGCTATTATGGCCACCAAAGCGGTGTCGGCCTTCTTCTTGATCGCTATCAAGACAAGCCGAAGCGAGTCGGCATAATCGGGTTGGGCGCGGGCACCATTGCAGCTTATGGACAGAGCGGGGATTATTTCAAGTTTTATGAGATTAATCCCGAAGTTACAAACATCAGCAAAAAATATTTCACTTACGTGGAAAATTCAGAGGCTACTATAGATATTGCAGAGGGGGACGCACGGCTATCGCTTGAGCGAGAAAATTTTCAAAATTATAATATCTTAATCATTGATGCTTTTACCAATGATTCGATTCCAGTTCATCTTTTAACTAAAGAAGCATTTGACATATATTTAAAACATCTTAATAATGACGGAGTGATTGCCTTGAATATTTCCAGCCTTTATATTGATTTGACGCCGGTAGTTTTAAAACTGGCCGAATATAACCACCTCGATGCCGAGATTATTGCTTCAAATGGTGATATAGACCAAAATACCGCGACTGCCCTGTGGATTTTGCTAAGCAAGAATGAAAATTTGATTAAAAACTTGAATAACAGTTCCGATGATTTCGCTGAAAAAATAGATATCAGCGCTGCTGACCTATGGACAGATGATTACAGCAATATTTTTAAATTGCTTAAGTAATGGACTTGTTAAAATTGATAAGTACCGGATATAGCGACAAGATAACTACGCAAAGAAGAACAATAAAAAGATGCCGTGGGATGAGAGGGAGGTGGCGAGGGAGTGTTTGAGGAGGCGGGGGAATAATTAATTAGGGAGTTAAATATAAAAGGTAGTTGGCCAAAAGGTTCACTTAAACATTAACCAATTATGTATGAAAATATTTAAAAATATATTTGGCTTAATATTGTTGGCAATAAGCGGATTTTATGCGATGTTTGCTGTAAGTTTTATACGCGAGATCCCTCTTTTTAATAGCGCATTTGGCAGCTTACTATGGCTGATTGCTATACTGGGTTTATTGGGGGTAACCGGATTATGGACAACAATTTTGTTAAGAATCTTTCAAAAGGATGTCAAAAAACCAATCACAAAATATCTTATTTACATTGGAATCGTCGCAGCCCTAACAGTCTCTGTGATAGGTTTTTCATTTTTTGGATTAAAAGAGTCAATCATCGCTTTAGGAAATTTTATGCTTAGTTGGGGATTATTGTTGTTTTCAATAGCTGTTATTGTTTATTTGAAATTTGAACCATTTCGTAAGAAAAAATAAACGTATGGTCTAACAGCGCCTATGGTAAATGTCGTTTTCTCGCCTTCGGTGGACGATGAGCCGCAAACGTTATCTCAATCACAGAACGCGCGATTTCGCGCGTTTTTTGGTTGATTTTTGGGGGTGGATGTGGTATGTTGGGGGTAATTAAATGGAAAATATGCCTCTATACTAATCGATAATGGAAGGCGCGGAGCAGGCGATTGTGGTTAAGAATAATAAAAAGATGCCGTGGGATGAGAGGGAGGCGGCGAGGGAGGTTTTGAGGAAAATCAACAAATAGTAACCTATCAAAAAAGGTCAAAATATATCAGCCGAAGTTATAAGTTAATAATATGACAGGAAATTTTAAAATAGAAATCAGACATTTAGTTAAAAATTTTAAAGAGCAAGATGGTCAGAGACGGTCTGAAGAAGATATCCAAACCAGCTTTACTATTAAATTAATGGAGGTTCTCGGCTGGGACAGCTCTCATTGGGCAATAAATACCGGTCAGGACGTAAAAACAGGCAAAAAGCCTGATATTGTTTTAAAATCAGGATCTTCAAAATTGATAGTTATCGAATCAAAAGATGCCAAGAAAAAAGATATGCTTGACGGCTCATACGGCAACAAAACTTTTAAGCAGCAACTATTTAATTATTGCAAAGCGGAAGGGGTGGCCTGGGGTATTTTGACTAATTTTATTGAATGGCGATTGTACAGTGTTCATCATAGTCGATTATACAAAGAGAAGAAATATGCTTTTTACGATTTGTTATGGCCTAACGCAGATAAGAGCAGTTACGTGGATTTATTGTCCGATGAGGGGATGCAATTTCTAAATTTAATTTCAAAAGAAAATTTAATTAAAAAGAATGGAATTATTGATCCTGATCCGATATATTATCCTGAACAGCTAGATATAGAGCAAGAAAAAATAAAAAAAGAATTTTTCAGCAAGATAAAAAATTGGCGCGAGAATTTACGAAAATTTATAAATAAAAATTATTCTAAATATACCCTTGAGGAAGTTGATTTAATGGCGCAGAAGATATTAGATCGAATGATTTTTATTGATATTTGTCATGATAAGGGCATTGTTTATGAAAATCATCTTCGTGCAATATTATCTTCAAAATTGCCCAAGTACGAAGAGTTGAAGGAGAAATTTAAGGTAATGAACGAGAAGTTCAACACTGAGCTTTTTGCTCAAAATACTATTGATGAAATTAAAATTAGCAACGATGTAATAATCCCTATTATAGAAGAATTAGACGAAATCGATTTTAGCAAACTTAGTGTTCACATTATTGGGGAAGTATATGAAAATTATCTGGGAGAGATAGCCAAGGGGAACGTGAAGAAAGAAGATGTAATGAAGGCAAAACAAAAAAATAAACGAAAATCGCAAGGTATATACTATACTCCTGATTACATTGTTGATTATATTGTCAAAAAGACAGTGGGTGAATTGTTGAAAAAAGCTAAAACAAAAGAGGATATAGAGAAAATTAGAGTTTTGGACCCTGCTTGCGGTTCGGGTTCGTTTTTAATTCGTGCTTTTGATGAGTTTTTTGAGGCATACAAGAGAGTAATGAAGGAAGGTGGGCTTTTAGGTTTTGAAATAAAGAAAAAAATATTGCAAAACAACCTTTTCGGCGTTGATTTAGATCCCAAAGCTGTGGAAATCGCCAAGCTAAACCTAATGATTAAGGCGCTTGAAGGCGCGACGCCAAACGAATTAAGAGGCGATCATTTGCTACCTAACTTGAATCTAAATATTCGTTGTGGCAATTCCTTGATTGGAGGGGAGAAGTTAAAAGAAAAGGAAAATAATTTGAATCTGTTTGACAAGTTTGACGATGAAATAAAAAAATTAATTGATTTTAAGGAGCGGTTTCGTAAATCCATCTCTAATGATGAAAAAAAAGAAATTCTGAACGAAATTAATATATTTGAGGGATACATTAATAAAGAAGTAAATGATAGCCTGTATAAATATTTCAAGAATTTGAATAGAATTAGGCCATTCAATTACACAATCGCTTTTTGTGAAATATTCAAAGACGGTGGATTTGATGCGGTGATTGGAAATCCGCCATATATTAGACCACATAGAATTGACACAAGTATAAAAGGATATTTATGGGAAAATTATTATTCATTCAAGGCAAAATCCGATATCTACGTATGTTTCATTGAAAATGCAATACAACTCACGAAAAAAGGCGGACTAATTTCATATATAGTTTCAAACACATGGCTATCATTAGAGAGTTTCGAAAATCTACGAACTTTCATCCTAAACAATACAAAAATAAAAATGTTGATTAACCCTCCAGCAAAGGTTTTTAGTGGAGCGCAAGTGTCGACGATTGTTTTTGTTTTTGAAAAAGATGAATCTAAGGGAAATAAAATAATTGTAGGGGGATTATCTCAAAACGCATTCAAACTCGAGGGTGCAATAAAACAAACGCTGTTCAATAAAACACACAAAAAAGTTTTCGATTTATCTTTACTAGATAAACAGGTTTTTTCAATAAAGGTTGCAACGACCCCGTTAAAAAAAGTCGCGAAATTTTACTATGGAATAAAAACCGGAGATGATGAGAAATTTTTGACTTTCAAACCCAAAGATAAAAATAATTATAAACAACTTTTAAGAAGAAGTGATTTTAATCGATATCTAATAGATTACAAAGGTGAGTATGTTTGGTACGCACCAGAATTAATGAAAGAAAATAAAGCCACCGCTCGGCCAGGAGAACCAAAAAGATTCGATGAAACAAAAATTATTATAACTGACATTGCAAAAAAAATAATTGCGACATTGGATTTACGACATTATTATATTAAAGATGCCTTAATCCTTCATCAAATAAAAAATGGTTATGATTTAAGGTATTTATTAGGTGTTATAAATTCAAAATTATTAAATTTTATCTACACCAAGACATTTAGAAATTTGAGCGTAGCTAAAAACGCTTTTATGCAATTGCCAATTAAGATAATAGAGATTAGTGAAGAAAAAGCTTTGTATAACACAATTGTTCGCTTGGTAGACCAATTGCTTAAATTAAATAAGACTACAGAATCCCGCGAAATAAACAAAACAAAAATCCAGGCGCTGGATTATGAAATTGATAAGATGGTGTATAAGCTTTATGGGTTGGGGGAGTCTGAGATAAAAACAATTGAACAAGCTGTAAAATAATTTATGAAATGTAAATTATGTGGGGAAGAGAAAGTATTAGTTAATGCACATATCATACCAAAAGTTTTCTATAATTACATCTATAAAAATACCAATGACCATTCTTTAGCGCTTGCATCAAGTAAAAACAATGTTCGGAAAAAGAGGGTCCCAAAA
The genomic region above belongs to Candidatus Bipolaricaulota bacterium and contains:
- a CDS encoding fused MFS/spermidine synthase, translating into MLNSKPKPKMNILIYSVYGLTIFISAFLLFQIQPLISKHILPWFGGVASVWTICMLFFQAILFLGYLYAHLITKYLSNKKQITVHVALLIIAAISLSILPEAIWKPTVGDNPVFLILLLLSASVALPAIILSSTSPLLQSWFSKQNIEKSPYKLYAISNAGSLLALLSFPFLFEPLMPISAQANFWIVGFILFVVLCLFSGLFLFRKKKIIVEKVISIRNTEKPTIKMKLYWLILATSTSILLLAVTEKISHDISVIPFLWVATLSLYLITFVIAFSRAENEKRRNNLFPNFLILCVICLFLFIGLNHLFSHLITYLFILFLFCLACNHELVRLKPVSDYLTSFYLFIAAGGIAGGIFAGIIAPLIFNTYAELPLIIVVCVIITLIVILKEASWHWKIVKTGSGQIQFTLYKFDKKFQFSGKPQNYIFVALIVFFSIFCFGAMIYDNPQGDSKVLEKSRNFYGMLTVESFNSSGEGSPRRELISGNILHGSQLTEECKQKNPTSYYGHQSGVGLLLDRYQDKPKRVGIIGLGAGTIAAYGQSGDYFKFYEINPEVTNISKKYFTYVENSEATIDIAEGDARLSLERENFQNYNILIIDAFTNDSIPVHLLTKEAFDIYLKHLNNDGVIALNISSLYIDLTPVVLKLAEYNHLDAEIIASNGDIDQNTATALWILLSKNENLIKNLNNSSDDFAEKIDISAADLWTDDYSNIFKLLK
- a CDS encoding N-6 DNA methylase, with the protein product MTGNFKIEIRHLVKNFKEQDGQRRSEEDIQTSFTIKLMEVLGWDSSHWAINTGQDVKTGKKPDIVLKSGSSKLIVIESKDAKKKDMLDGSYGNKTFKQQLFNYCKAEGVAWGILTNFIEWRLYSVHHSRLYKEKKYAFYDLLWPNADKSSYVDLLSDEGMQFLNLISKENLIKKNGIIDPDPIYYPEQLDIEQEKIKKEFFSKIKNWRENLRKFINKNYSKYTLEEVDLMAQKILDRMIFIDICHDKGIVYENHLRAILSSKLPKYEELKEKFKVMNEKFNTELFAQNTIDEIKISNDVIIPIIEELDEIDFSKLSVHIIGEVYENYLGEIAKGNVKKEDVMKAKQKNKRKSQGIYYTPDYIVDYIVKKTVGELLKKAKTKEDIEKIRVLDPACGSGSFLIRAFDEFFEAYKRVMKEGGLLGFEIKKKILQNNLFGVDLDPKAVEIAKLNLMIKALEGATPNELRGDHLLPNLNLNIRCGNSLIGGEKLKEKENNLNLFDKFDDEIKKLIDFKERFRKSISNDEKKEILNEINIFEGYINKEVNDSLYKYFKNLNRIRPFNYTIAFCEIFKDGGFDAVIGNPPYIRPHRIDTSIKGYLWENYYSFKAKSDIYVCFIENAIQLTKKGGLISYIVSNTWLSLESFENLRTFILNNTKIKMLINPPAKVFSGAQVSTIVFVFEKDESKGNKIIVGGLSQNAFKLEGAIKQTLFNKTHKKVFDLSLLDKQVFSIKVATTPLKKVAKFYYGIKTGDDEKFLTFKPKDKNNYKQLLRRSDFNRYLIDYKGEYVWYAPELMKENKATARPGEPKRFDETKIIITDIAKKIIATLDLRHYYIKDALILHQIKNGYDLRYLLGVINSKLLNFIYTKTFRNLSVAKNAFMQLPIKIIEISEEKALYNTIVRLVDQLLKLNKTTESREINKTKIQALDYEIDKMVYKLYGLGESEIKTIEQAVK